A window from Dama dama isolate Ldn47 chromosome 11, ASM3311817v1, whole genome shotgun sequence encodes these proteins:
- the TMEM247 gene encoding transmembrane protein 247, translated as MAMEDREMMEGRGAGESCPTFPRMAPDDPMSEGKPRASLPQEADTPKPDSSYDHLEEMETCEDGGCPGPPKSLSSKAGPAATKGQAGDGPEPAELPSVPAAPGTPVRERNAEMELEKARMEFELTRLRYLHEENERQRQHEEAMEQLRQQATPRLFSGGLQDLLLPQNQFAMFLYCFIFIHIIYVTKEMIFFLFSKHYLFCIVAILLCLIKTLCAVVVHP; from the exons ATGGCAATGGAGGATAGGGAAATGATGGAAGGCCGAGGGGCAGGAGAAAGTTGCCCAACCTTCCCCAGGATGGCGCCTGATGACCCCATGTCTGAAGGAAAGCCAAGGGCTTCGTTG CCCCAGGAGGCAGACACCCCGAAGCCAGACTCCTCCTACGACCACCTGGAGGAGATGGAAACTTGTGAGGACGGAGGCTGCCCGGGGCCACCTAAGTCACTGTCCTCCAAGGCTGGCCCCGCTGCCACTAAAGGACAGGCGGGCGATGGACCCGAACCCGCGGAGCTGCCCTCGGTCCCGGCGGCGCCGGGGACCCCCGTGCGCGAGCGCAACGCCGAGATGGAGCTGGAGAAGGCGCGCATGGAGTTCGAGCTCACGCGGCTCAGGTACCTGCATGAGGAGAACGAGCGGCAGCGGCAGCACGAGGAGGCGATGGAGCAGCTGCGGCAGCAGGCGACGCCCCGCCTG TTCTCGGGAGGCCTCCAGGACCTCCTGCTTCCCCAGAACCAGTTTGCCATGTTCCTGTACTGCTTCATCTTCATACACATAATCTACGTCACCAAGGAGATGATCTTCTTTCTGTTCTCCAAGCACTACCTGTTCTGCATTGTGGCCATTTTGCTCTGTTTGATTAAAACTTTATG TGCTGTGGTGGTCCACCCATGA